The DNA sequence GCCTCGCTGGAAGTGACAACTAAATCGCTGCTTGTCCTGGAGGGTCCTGCCCGGGTGAGGTTTCTGTCGAGTTTACGCCGGGAAGTTGCGCTTGCCCGGGAATTTCATGTGCCCGTGGTGGTTTCAAGCGGCGCTGGGGAACTTCGGTATATGCGTATGCCCCGTGACTTGGCGAGTCTAGCCTACCTGTTTGGCATGGATGAGTCTGAGGCGCTTGACGCTGTTTCCTCTGCTCCAATGGCGATTGTGGATCGTAACAGGGCAAAGTTAAGCTCCGGTTTTGTTGCTCCTGGGATAAGTCTTGTCAGGGAGGGCAACGCTGTTTGAAGCGGGCTAAGCGGCGCTATTTAGCGGTGCAGCTTGAATGCGACGGGTTGCCTAGTGAACGCGAGTTTATGGATGCGGTTTGGGATTCGGTGACTGATCTCTTTGGGGAAGTGGGTGCGAGTTTAACTGGGCTGGCGTTGATTGAGGTTGATGTGGAGCGTAAGGTGTTTGTGCTTCGCACTTCTCTTGTGTCTTTGCCGTCGGTGCGGGCTTCTCTATCCGCGGTGACTTCTGTGGCTGGGGCTGGGGCATCGCTGCATGTTTTGGCTGTTTCGGGGACGCTTAAGGCGCTTTTCTCCAACTTTTAATTTTTGCTATGTAAAGGTTATATTTACATTGTGACAATACAGACCGGAGTTAAGTCACATATTCTATTGGACAATCTTACAAAAGTATTGCAGAAACGTTTATCAACATCATGTAAGCGTTAGTTAGCGTTGCAAAAACGCGTTGGGAGAAACGCAAAAACAAGACAGAGAAGAGCATAAAATGGACATAAGCGAATACTTCTTCAAAATGCCCCCTCTGAAAACAGAGGCCCTAATAGACGACACCACCCTTCGAGACGGCTTACA is a window from the Candidatus Bathyarchaeota archaeon genome containing:
- a CDS encoding Rpp14/Pop5 family protein, producing the protein MKRAKRRYLAVQLECDGLPSEREFMDAVWDSVTDLFGEVGASLTGLALIEVDVERKVFVLRTSLVSLPSVRASLSAVTSVAGAGASLHVLAVSGTLKALFSNF